Proteins encoded in a region of the Flavobacterium sp. MDT1-60 genome:
- the surE gene encoding 5'/3'-nucleotidase SurE, with protein MKNEKPLILVTNDDGILAPGIRALISVMETIGDVIVVAPDKPQSAMGHAITINNTLFLDKISKENDVTTEYSCSGTPVDCVKLAVNEILHRKPDLCVSGINHGSNSSINVIYSGTMSAAVEAGIEGIQAIGFSLLDFDWNADFEPVKSFVKKITLETLANKLPTGVVLNVNFPKLKEKEIKGIKICRQAKAYYAQKFDKRQTPYGKDYYWLTGKFTNEDKGEDTDEWALENGYISVVPVQFDLTAHHTMQQLNTWKLNE; from the coding sequence ATGAAAAATGAAAAACCTTTAATATTAGTTACTAATGACGATGGAATTTTAGCACCCGGAATCAGAGCTTTGATAAGTGTGATGGAAACTATTGGCGATGTAATCGTGGTTGCCCCTGACAAGCCTCAAAGCGCAATGGGACATGCCATTACCATCAATAATACCTTATTTCTGGATAAAATTTCAAAGGAAAATGACGTTACTACCGAATACAGCTGTTCCGGAACGCCTGTAGATTGTGTAAAACTGGCGGTAAATGAAATCCTGCACAGGAAACCTGATTTGTGTGTATCAGGAATCAATCACGGTTCAAATTCTTCTATAAATGTAATTTATTCCGGAACAATGAGTGCCGCAGTTGAGGCAGGAATTGAAGGCATTCAGGCAATTGGTTTTTCTTTATTAGATTTTGACTGGAATGCCGATTTTGAGCCCGTTAAATCATTTGTCAAAAAAATCACACTCGAAACCCTTGCCAATAAACTTCCAACCGGGGTGGTTTTAAACGTTAATTTTCCAAAATTAAAGGAAAAAGAAATTAAAGGAATAAAAATTTGCCGTCAGGCGAAAGCTTATTATGCTCAAAAATTTGACAAACGCCAAACTCCTTATGGAAAAGATTATTATTGGCTTACCGGAAAATTCACAAACGAAGATAAGGGAGAAGACACTGATGAATGGGCCCTGGAAAATGGCTACATTTCAGTCGTTCCTGTACAATTTGATTTAACAGCACATCATACTATGCAACAACTTAATACCTGGAAATTAAATGAATAA
- a CDS encoding thioredoxin family protein, which translates to MIKKLLFLLFFLGTFLTHAQNLVWKTSMTDAVAAGMEQKKPLLIYFTIEGAPQKIQTEIFNTPDFAVWSRENVILVKLDLSDPKISDAEREQNTKLKGAFGVDELPEVCFTIGSVRKEKTTFNLLGKLPYRPGGAIAWLKQSNLILNPE; encoded by the coding sequence ATGATCAAAAAATTACTATTCCTACTGTTTTTTTTAGGTACATTTCTTACGCATGCACAAAACTTAGTTTGGAAAACGAGTATGACAGATGCTGTTGCTGCAGGTATGGAACAAAAAAAACCGCTCTTAATATATTTTACGATTGAAGGGGCACCACAAAAAATTCAAACTGAAATATTTAATACTCCAGATTTTGCAGTTTGGTCGCGAGAAAATGTTATTTTAGTAAAGCTTGACTTGTCAGATCCTAAGATTTCAGATGCTGAAAGAGAACAGAATACTAAATTAAAAGGAGCATTTGGTGTGGATGAATTACCTGAGGTTTGTTTTACCATAGGTTCTGTTAGAAAGGAGAAAACGACTTTCAATTTGTTAGGTAAACTTCCATATAGACCAGGAGGAGCAATTGCGTGGCTAAAACAATCTAATCTGATTTTGAATCCGGAATAA
- a CDS encoding thioredoxin family protein, giving the protein MTKKLLILLFFLGSFFTHAQNLVWRTNMTDAIAISNEQRKPMLILFTASGVAENLQNEIFKTPDFAVWSRDNVILVKLDLSDSSASDGDKEQNIKLKNAFGVEELPEVCFALASIRKNKTTFSALGKIAYRPGGAKAWIAESNALLHPSE; this is encoded by the coding sequence ATGACCAAAAAATTACTTATCCTACTATTTTTTTTAGGTTCATTTTTTACGCATGCTCAGAACTTAGTTTGGAGAACTAATATGACTGACGCAATTGCTATCAGTAATGAACAAAGAAAACCAATGTTAATTTTATTCACTGCCTCAGGTGTAGCAGAAAATCTTCAGAATGAAATATTTAAAACGCCCGACTTTGCAGTCTGGTCGCGTGATAATGTCATTTTAGTAAAACTTGATTTGTCTGACTCATCTGCATCAGATGGTGATAAAGAACAAAATATAAAACTTAAGAATGCTTTTGGTGTCGAAGAATTACCTGAAGTGTGTTTTGCACTGGCATCCATCCGAAAAAACAAAACAACGTTTAGTGCCTTAGGGAAAATTGCCTATAGGCCTGGTGGAGCAAAAGCGTGGATTGCAGAATCAAACGCACTGTTACATCCAAGTGAATAA
- a CDS encoding peptide MFS transporter — MESNTITLEQIQNFKGKYPKQLWYLFLVEMWERFCFYGMRGVLAFFMVDQLGLLEGKANLQYGAIQAFVYAFTFIGGIFADKVLGFKKSLLFGGIIMILGNLLIAASPHDFFYYGITLSIIGTGFFKPNVSSMVGELYHESDGRRDAGYGLFYAGINIGGMLGGAIPIYLGKNYSWSLCFLSSAVVMIIGVVTFLLTKKHLAPIGNSPLEGQTPKRRRMNEIAVYLGSIVVIPFIYIMVINSDYTDYFMYTIGVIALGYFFFELLKIKERKQQYKLLAAFIFIFGYFMFMAISEQSGGSLSLFAKDNLSDKLLFFNIDPNVVNNSINSLYVIIFSPLVGILWIFLYKRKIEPNTVIKFGLSFILLAAGFFIFYSARFFINPEGLSSLNVFALGYLIYTLGELCIGPIGMSVITKLSPKRLFGMMMGLWFLSSAFGQLAAGKLGSEMSNANTGTTLMSKLIAYTDGYYQLALYSLIAGIVLIVTTPLIKKLMQEVK, encoded by the coding sequence AAATTTTAAAGGCAAGTACCCAAAACAATTGTGGTACTTGTTTTTGGTTGAAATGTGGGAGCGTTTTTGCTTCTACGGAATGAGAGGTGTTTTGGCTTTTTTCATGGTAGATCAATTAGGTTTACTTGAAGGAAAAGCTAATCTTCAATACGGAGCTATTCAGGCTTTTGTATATGCCTTTACTTTTATTGGTGGAATCTTTGCTGATAAAGTTTTAGGTTTCAAAAAATCATTACTTTTTGGTGGAATTATCATGATTTTGGGGAATTTGCTTATTGCAGCTTCACCTCATGACTTCTTTTATTACGGAATAACTTTATCGATTATTGGAACAGGTTTTTTTAAGCCAAACGTATCTTCAATGGTAGGAGAGTTATATCATGAAAGTGACGGACGCAGAGATGCTGGTTATGGGCTTTTTTATGCCGGAATCAATATTGGTGGAATGCTTGGAGGTGCAATTCCGATTTACTTAGGGAAAAATTATTCCTGGAGTTTATGTTTCCTTTCTTCGGCTGTTGTTATGATTATTGGAGTGGTTACATTTCTTTTAACCAAAAAACATTTGGCTCCAATTGGAAACTCTCCTTTAGAAGGGCAAACTCCTAAAAGAAGAAGAATGAACGAGATTGCAGTTTATCTTGGTTCAATAGTGGTAATTCCGTTTATATATATCATGGTAATAAATTCTGATTATACCGATTATTTCATGTATACTATCGGGGTGATTGCACTAGGATATTTTTTCTTTGAATTATTGAAAATCAAGGAAAGAAAACAGCAATATAAATTATTAGCGGCTTTCATTTTTATCTTTGGGTATTTTATGTTTATGGCAATTTCTGAGCAATCCGGAGGATCTTTGTCCTTATTTGCAAAAGACAATTTATCAGACAAATTGTTGTTTTTTAATATTGATCCGAATGTGGTTAATAATAGTATTAACTCCTTGTATGTTATTATTTTTAGTCCTCTGGTTGGTATTTTATGGATTTTTCTATACAAAAGAAAAATTGAGCCTAATACCGTAATCAAATTTGGGCTTTCTTTTATATTATTGGCAGCTGGTTTCTTTATTTTTTACAGTGCCAGATTTTTTATTAATCCGGAAGGATTAAGCTCTTTAAATGTTTTTGCTTTAGGATACCTGATTTACACGCTTGGAGAATTATGTATTGGCCCAATTGGAATGTCGGTAATTACTAAATTGTCGCCTAAACGTTTGTTTGGAATGATGATGGGGTTATGGTTTCTTTCAAGTGCTTTTGGTCAATTAGCGGCAGGAAAGTTAGGTTCAGAAATGTCAAATGCAAATACGGGAACAACTTTAATGTCTAAACTTATTGCCTATACAGATGGGTATTATCAGTTGGCGCTTTATTCGCTTATTGCGGGTATCGTTTTGATTGTGACAACACCATTAATTAAAAAATTAATGCAAGAAGTAAAATAG
- a CDS encoding RNA polymerase sigma factor RpoD/SigA, whose amino-acid sequence MRQLKITKQVTNRETASLDKYLQEIGKVDLITADEEVELAQRIKAGDQRALEKLTKANLRFVVSVAKQYQNQGLTLPDLINEGNLGLIKAAQRFDETRGFKFISYAVWWIRQSILQALAEQSRIVRLPLNKIGSINKINKMYALLEQSNERPPSAEEIAKELDMTVNDVKESMKNSGRHLSMDAPLVEGEDSNLYDVLRSGESPNPDRELIHESLRTEIERSLETLTPREADVVRLYFGLGDQHPMTLEEIGETFDLTRERVRQIKEKAIRRLKHTSRSKILKTYLG is encoded by the coding sequence ATGAGACAACTTAAAATCACCAAGCAGGTAACCAATCGTGAAACTGCATCGTTAGATAAATATCTACAAGAAATCGGAAAAGTTGACCTAATTACCGCTGATGAAGAGGTAGAATTAGCACAAAGAATAAAGGCTGGTGATCAAAGAGCTTTAGAAAAACTTACAAAAGCCAACCTACGTTTCGTAGTATCGGTTGCTAAACAATATCAAAATCAAGGATTAACGCTTCCTGATTTAATTAACGAAGGAAACTTAGGATTAATTAAAGCCGCTCAACGTTTTGATGAAACTCGTGGTTTTAAATTTATTTCTTACGCAGTTTGGTGGATTCGTCAATCGATCCTTCAGGCTTTAGCAGAACAATCACGTATTGTTCGTTTACCATTAAACAAAATTGGTTCTATCAACAAAATCAACAAAATGTATGCGTTATTAGAGCAATCTAACGAGCGTCCGCCTTCTGCTGAAGAAATTGCAAAAGAACTTGACATGACTGTAAATGACGTAAAAGAGTCTATGAAAAACTCTGGTCGTCACTTATCAATGGATGCACCTCTTGTTGAAGGAGAAGATTCTAACCTTTATGACGTTTTACGTTCTGGTGAATCTCCAAATCCAGACAGAGAATTAATTCACGAATCATTACGTACTGAAATTGAACGTTCACTAGAAACATTAACTCCTAGAGAAGCTGATGTTGTTCGTTTGTATTTTGGTCTTGGTGATCAACACCCAATGACATTAGAAGAAATTGGAGAAACTTTCGACTTAACCCGTGAACGTGTACGTCAGATTAAAGAAAAAGCAATTCGCAGATTAAAACATACTTCAAGAAGTAAAATTCTTAAAACTTATCTTGGGTAA
- a CDS encoding ComEC/Rec2 family competence protein, producing the protein MKVLDFPLAKITFSFVFGIVAAYYWLPSITISVRCLFIGILFLSALYLFSKKNKKLNIFFGLSTYYTSFCIGIIAFSINTDSFQNSNYTHYKTAFENPHCIDITLREKLKSNTYNDRYIALINSVDNKYYSGRIIVNIAKDSIKNSFVIGNSIRTKTVLQHTNSPKNPNQFNYAQYLSNKQIYAQIYISKAEIVLNKNAKKDIWFYASRLNTRIVHNLEKAKFNKEEMNVALALILGQQQEISSDIIQDYQYSGATHVLSVSGLHVGFIMLFILFILKPIPNTQKGSFIKLTSIIISLMLFAIISGLSPPVLRSVVMFSFLAIGNHLHRSSNIYHTLLVSILLILLFEPYYLFDAGFQLSYIALFSILWLQPLLKSIWPPKNKIVKYIWEALTVSFAAQIGTFPICLYYFHQFPSLFFVTNILILPVLSFIMIVGIVVMLISAFTSCPLILIQIFEKSIYLLNQIIHYVASFESFVIKNISFNSYHLISFYLFLIAGTIWFKKSSYNKLIIVLITIIMIQLSFVETKKKSKASKN; encoded by the coding sequence ATGAAAGTATTAGATTTTCCATTGGCTAAAATAACTTTTAGCTTCGTTTTTGGTATTGTGGCCGCGTATTATTGGCTACCTTCAATTACAATTTCCGTAAGATGTCTTTTCATTGGCATTTTATTTCTTTCAGCGCTTTATCTTTTCTCAAAAAAAAATAAAAAGCTGAATATATTCTTCGGTTTAAGCACTTATTACACTTCATTTTGTATTGGCATAATTGCATTCTCAATCAACACCGATTCTTTTCAAAACTCCAATTATACACATTATAAAACTGCATTCGAAAATCCGCATTGTATCGACATTACATTGCGCGAAAAACTAAAAAGCAACACTTACAATGATCGTTACATTGCACTTATAAATAGCGTAGATAATAAATATTATTCCGGCAGAATCATCGTAAACATAGCAAAAGACAGTATCAAAAATTCTTTTGTTATTGGAAATAGCATCAGAACTAAAACCGTCCTTCAACATACTAATTCACCTAAAAATCCAAATCAATTTAATTATGCTCAATACCTTAGCAATAAACAAATATATGCTCAAATCTATATTTCAAAAGCAGAAATTGTCCTCAATAAAAATGCAAAAAAAGACATCTGGTTTTATGCTTCACGCTTAAATACAAGGATAGTTCACAATCTTGAAAAAGCAAAATTTAATAAAGAAGAAATGAATGTTGCGCTTGCATTAATCCTTGGTCAGCAGCAAGAAATCTCTTCAGATATTATTCAGGATTATCAATATTCCGGTGCAACTCACGTTTTGTCCGTTTCAGGATTGCATGTTGGTTTCATAATGTTATTTATATTGTTCATCCTCAAACCAATTCCAAACACTCAAAAAGGTTCTTTTATAAAATTAACCAGCATTATAATTTCATTAATGCTTTTCGCAATTATTTCAGGTCTTTCTCCACCAGTTTTGCGATCTGTTGTTATGTTTTCATTTTTGGCAATTGGCAATCATTTACATAGAAGTAGCAATATCTATCATACTTTATTGGTTTCTATTTTATTAATATTACTTTTCGAACCTTATTATTTATTTGATGCGGGATTTCAATTAAGTTATATCGCATTATTTTCGATACTTTGGCTGCAGCCACTATTAAAAAGCATATGGCCTCCTAAAAACAAAATAGTCAAATATATCTGGGAAGCATTAACTGTTTCATTTGCAGCTCAAATTGGTACATTTCCAATTTGCCTTTATTACTTTCACCAATTTCCGTCACTCTTTTTTGTAACCAATATTCTAATTCTACCTGTGCTATCCTTTATAATGATCGTTGGCATTGTAGTTATGCTTATTTCTGCATTCACAAGCTGCCCGCTAATTCTGATTCAAATTTTCGAAAAAAGCATTTATCTTTTAAATCAAATTATACATTATGTGGCTTCGTTTGAATCATTTGTAATCAAAAATATTAGTTTTAATTCTTATCACTTAATTTCTTTTTACTTGTTTTTGATTGCAGGCACTATTTGGTTTAAAAAGTCTTCTTATAATAAACTTATTATCGTCCTTATCACAATAATTATGATTCAGCTTTCATTTGTTGAAACCAAAAAGAAATCGAAAGCAAGCAAGAATTAA
- a CDS encoding C40 family peptidase, which translates to MKKILIFLLLSIVFTSCKSISNAVNNRETIRENKYIVNHLVENATDNIGVKYKAGGTTKSGFDCSGLVFTTFESENIKLPRSSNEQSKIGKIINIDDAQKGDLIFFKTNKSKQINHVGLITEVKSDEIKFVHSSTSKGVIISSTKEPYYKNSFAQINRVVE; encoded by the coding sequence TTGAAAAAAATACTTATTTTTCTTCTTCTCTCTATTGTTTTTACTTCTTGTAAGTCGATTTCAAATGCAGTAAACAATAGAGAAACTATACGGGAAAATAAATATATTGTCAATCATTTAGTTGAAAATGCAACTGATAATATTGGAGTAAAATACAAAGCCGGCGGAACAACAAAAAGCGGCTTTGATTGCTCAGGGTTAGTATTCACCACTTTCGAATCTGAAAATATAAAACTACCACGTAGCTCCAATGAGCAATCTAAAATTGGAAAAATAATCAATATTGACGATGCTCAAAAAGGCGATTTAATCTTCTTTAAAACCAATAAGAGTAAACAAATAAATCACGTTGGTTTGATAACAGAAGTAAAATCTGACGAGATAAAATTTGTACATTCTTCCACTTCAAAAGGAGTTATAATTTCATCGACAAAAGAACCTTATTATAAAAATTCGTTTGCTCAGATTAACAGAGTTGTCGAATAA
- a CDS encoding thioredoxin fold domain-containing protein yields MKKIFLITFFLTNVFAMQSQELKWYTDVREAITESNKVHKPMLMFFTGSDWCGWCIRLQNEVLKTPEFTKWAAENVVLVELDYPRRTPQTPEIKTQNNELQQAFGIQGFPTIYFTSAEAKDGKVNFKGLGQTGYVAGGPGAWLAVANGIVAQKSTN; encoded by the coding sequence ATGAAAAAAATATTTTTGATTACTTTCTTTTTAACCAATGTGTTTGCAATGCAATCTCAAGAGTTAAAATGGTATACTGATGTAAGAGAAGCTATTACTGAGAGTAATAAAGTGCATAAGCCAATGTTGATGTTTTTTACAGGAAGCGATTGGTGTGGATGGTGTATTCGTTTGCAAAATGAAGTTTTAAAAACGCCTGAATTTACAAAATGGGCCGCTGAAAATGTAGTTTTAGTTGAATTAGATTATCCAAGAAGAACACCTCAAACTCCTGAAATCAAAACTCAGAATAACGAACTGCAACAAGCTTTTGGAATTCAGGGATTCCCTACCATTTATTTTACAAGTGCAGAAGCGAAAGATGGAAAAGTAAACTTTAAAGGTCTTGGTCAGACAGGATATGTTGCCGGTGGGCCTGGTGCATGGTTGGCAGTTGCTAATGGAATTGTGGCTCAAAAAAGCACTAATTAG
- the lpxB gene encoding lipid-A-disaccharide synthase translates to MKYYIIAGEASGDLHGSNLMKALYEEDPQADIRFWGGDLMQKTGGTLVKHYRELAFMGFIEVVFNLKTILSNITFCKKDILEFKPDVIIFIDYPGFNMRIAKWAKELNYKTHYYISPQIWAWKENRIKAIKQDVDKMFVILPFEKSFYEDKHHFPVDFVGHPLIDAIQNQPSFDETVFRKEHQLGEKPIIAVLPGSRKQEITKMLSVMLSVVDDFQEYEFVIAGAPSQEYEFYQQFISNKNIKFVSNKTYDLLRSSTAALVTSGTATLETALFKVPEVVCYKGSAVSYQIAKRIITLKYISLVNLIMDQEIVTELIQADCNTKRIKEELQKLLEPHYREKLLKNYDILEQKLGGVGASKKTAKLIVADLMQH, encoded by the coding sequence ATGAAATATTACATCATTGCTGGTGAAGCTTCTGGAGATTTACATGGTTCCAATTTAATGAAAGCATTATATGAGGAGGATCCTCAGGCTGATATTAGATTTTGGGGTGGCGATTTAATGCAAAAGACGGGCGGGACTCTAGTAAAACACTATCGTGAATTGGCATTTATGGGTTTTATTGAAGTTGTTTTTAATTTGAAAACTATTTTAAGCAATATTACTTTTTGCAAAAAAGATATTTTGGAGTTCAAACCAGATGTTATCATATTTATTGATTATCCTGGTTTTAATATGCGTATTGCAAAATGGGCTAAAGAACTGAACTATAAAACGCATTACTATATTTCGCCCCAAATCTGGGCTTGGAAAGAAAACAGAATCAAAGCCATCAAACAAGATGTCGATAAAATGTTTGTGATTTTACCTTTCGAAAAAAGCTTTTATGAAGACAAACATCATTTTCCTGTCGATTTTGTGGGACATCCTTTGATTGATGCCATTCAGAATCAACCTTCTTTTGATGAAACTGTTTTTAGGAAAGAACATCAATTAGGTGAAAAACCTATTATTGCTGTTTTACCGGGAAGCCGTAAGCAGGAAATCACAAAAATGTTAAGCGTAATGCTAAGTGTTGTTGATGATTTTCAGGAATATGAATTTGTAATTGCCGGTGCTCCAAGTCAGGAGTACGAGTTTTATCAGCAATTTATCAGCAATAAAAACATCAAATTTGTCTCAAACAAAACATACGATTTATTACGTTCCTCAACAGCTGCGTTAGTAACATCCGGAACAGCAACATTAGAAACGGCTCTTTTTAAAGTTCCCGAAGTCGTTTGTTACAAAGGAAGCGCTGTCTCGTATCAAATTGCAAAACGGATTATTACACTAAAATATATTTCGCTTGTCAATTTAATTATGGACCAAGAGATTGTAACCGAATTAATTCAGGCTGACTGCAACACCAAACGAATTAAAGAAGAACTTCAAAAGTTACTTGAACCGCACTATCGAGAAAAACTGCTTAAAAATTATGATATTTTGGAACAGAAATTAGGCGGGGTTGGTGCCAGTAAGAAAACCGCAAAACTAATTGTAGCGGATTTAATGCAACATTAA
- the rpe gene encoding ribulose-phosphate 3-epimerase, which produces MKNTLIAPSVLAADFANLQRDIEMINNSQADWFHIDIMDGVFVPNISFGMPVLEAISRHAKKTIDVHLMIIDPDRYIKTFADLGANILTVHYEACPHLHRTLQAIKAEGMKAGVAINPHTNIDLLEDVINDIDLVLIMSVNPGFGGQSFIENTYAKVAKLKALITRKNASTIIEIDGGVTSKNAKQLVEAGADVLVAGSFVFKTENPAQTIAELKALTTF; this is translated from the coding sequence ATGAAGAATACACTTATTGCTCCTTCTGTTCTTGCCGCTGATTTTGCTAATTTGCAACGTGATATCGAAATGATTAACAACAGTCAGGCTGATTGGTTTCATATTGATATTATGGATGGAGTTTTTGTTCCGAATATTTCTTTCGGAATGCCTGTTTTGGAAGCCATTTCAAGACATGCTAAAAAAACAATCGACGTACATTTAATGATAATTGATCCGGACCGTTACATAAAAACCTTTGCAGATTTAGGCGCAAACATTTTAACTGTACATTATGAGGCTTGTCCGCACTTGCACAGAACTTTGCAAGCTATTAAAGCTGAAGGAATGAAAGCAGGAGTTGCGATTAATCCTCATACTAATATTGATTTATTAGAAGATGTAATCAACGACATAGACTTAGTGCTTATTATGAGTGTAAACCCTGGTTTTGGAGGACAATCATTCATCGAAAATACTTATGCTAAAGTTGCGAAACTTAAAGCTTTAATTACACGTAAAAATGCTTCAACTATTATTGAAATTGACGGCGGTGTAACCAGCAAAAATGCAAAACAATTAGTAGAAGCCGGAGCCGATGTTTTAGTTGCCGGAAGCTTTGTTTTTAAAACAGAGAATCCTGCTCAAACTATTGCTGAATTAAAAGCTCTTACTACTTTTTAA
- a CDS encoding DNA/RNA non-specific endonuclease yields MRNYILFGLMILLSISCKKEMINSNVKNDLKETESNFVSNQSHTDSVYTFSYLPTSTTKQIVKHKYYTLSYNEKFEQAEWVAYELKKEYLKNNDFKRPYFIEDPKVTTGSADWRNYKKSGYDKGHLCPAGDMEFDKSAYTDTFFTSNISPQKHDFNSGVWNRLEQKVRYWAGKYSDIYIVTGGILKDSDKKIGTEEVSVPKYFYKIILAKSGKEHKAIAFLVPNEDSDKSLYDFVVPIETLEKMTGIDFFPNLKNLKSSKSF; encoded by the coding sequence ATGAGAAATTATATTTTGTTTGGTTTGATGATTTTGCTATCGATTTCCTGTAAAAAAGAAATGATAAATAGTAATGTTAAAAATGATTTGAAAGAGACTGAATCCAATTTTGTCTCCAATCAGAGTCATACAGATTCGGTTTATACTTTTTCTTATTTGCCAACTTCGACAACGAAACAAATTGTAAAACATAAATATTATACACTGTCTTATAATGAAAAATTCGAGCAGGCTGAATGGGTTGCTTATGAGTTAAAGAAAGAATATCTCAAAAATAACGATTTTAAAAGACCGTATTTTATCGAAGATCCAAAAGTAACAACAGGCTCTGCTGATTGGAGAAACTATAAAAAATCAGGTTATGATAAAGGACATCTTTGTCCTGCCGGTGATATGGAGTTTGATAAAAGTGCTTATACGGATACTTTTTTTACTTCAAATATTTCTCCTCAAAAACATGATTTTAATAGCGGTGTCTGGAATAGATTAGAACAAAAAGTACGTTACTGGGCTGGAAAGTATAGCGATATTTACATAGTAACTGGCGGAATTTTGAAAGATTCAGATAAAAAAATAGGAACAGAAGAAGTATCTGTTCCTAAATATTTTTATAAAATCATTTTGGCTAAATCAGGAAAAGAGCATAAGGCAATTGCTTTTTTGGTTCCGAATGAAGATAGCGATAAGTCACTTTATGATTTCGTAGTTCCGATTGAAACTTTAGAAAAAATGACCGGAATTGATTTCTTTCCGAATTTGAAAAATTTAAAAAGTAGTAAGAGCTTTTAA